Proteins from a single region of Streptomyces spinoverrucosus:
- a CDS encoding SCO2583 family membrane protein, producing the protein MGGPGDPPEGTPDGAPNGADDEYRSVVFDESFVRAARLQEFSAQERMADHAPAVRRRPPMRRGLSRQALVLVLLIAVAFGTAIYMGVRHPYQTPQAGRYVQPLRMTVIPLAPQGKVPGAPDSEQLYANSPAAQFRVGAEGIALPAARRTANFSDAQVITALTTAKDYLVRSSLYPEVLTGGQVRPVRVLLDPEQLDQFDRSFEQPTADGRHAPTGWLVRFDPSRAELADRKIRVQGSLEAGEVDSSTLEVTSDHTFVYALRPAGADEKAEVSLFTVRRELHFRFDRDDLRLHQAELVGSSLQAGPLSCAEDATNHLRPLLAGQTPKAGGPAGTDPYAPQGTAALCGTLADSAQPRLPKA; encoded by the coding sequence ATGGGCGGGCCTGGGGACCCACCTGAGGGGACACCGGACGGCGCCCCCAACGGTGCGGACGACGAATACCGATCTGTCGTGTTCGACGAATCGTTCGTCCGCGCTGCCCGCCTCCAGGAGTTCTCCGCGCAGGAGCGCATGGCCGACCACGCGCCCGCCGTCCGCCGCCGTCCGCCCATGCGCCGGGGCCTGTCCCGGCAGGCCCTGGTCCTGGTCCTGCTGATCGCCGTCGCCTTCGGCACCGCGATCTACATGGGCGTGCGGCACCCGTACCAGACCCCGCAGGCCGGCCGGTACGTCCAACCGCTGCGGATGACCGTCATCCCGCTCGCCCCGCAGGGCAAGGTGCCCGGCGCCCCCGATTCCGAACAGCTGTACGCCAATAGTCCGGCCGCCCAGTTCCGCGTCGGCGCCGAGGGCATAGCGCTGCCGGCCGCGCGGCGCACCGCGAACTTCTCGGACGCCCAGGTCATCACCGCCCTGACCACCGCCAAGGACTACCTCGTCCGCTCCTCGCTCTACCCCGAGGTGCTCACCGGCGGGCAGGTCAGGCCGGTGCGCGTGCTGCTCGACCCCGAGCAACTCGACCAGTTCGACCGGAGCTTCGAGCAGCCGACCGCCGACGGCCGGCACGCCCCCACCGGCTGGCTGGTGCGCTTCGACCCCAGCCGGGCCGAACTGGCCGACCGCAAGATCCGGGTGCAGGGCTCACTGGAGGCCGGCGAGGTCGACTCCTCCACCCTCGAGGTCACCTCGGACCACACGTTCGTGTACGCGCTGCGACCGGCCGGCGCCGACGAGAAGGCCGAGGTGTCCCTGTTCACCGTCCGGCGTGAGCTGCACTTCCGCTTCGACCGCGACGACCTGCGGCTGCACCAGGCCGAGCTGGTCGGCTCGTCCCTCCAGGCCGGACCACTGTCCTGCGCCGAGGACGCCACCAACCACCTGCGCCCGCTGCTCGCCGGCCAGACCCCCAAGGCGGGCGGCCCGGCCGGGACGGACCCGTACGCACCCCAGGGCACGGCGGCACTGTGCGGGACGCTGGCGGACAGCGCGCAGCCGAGGCTGCCGAAGGCGTGA
- a CDS encoding M48 family metallopeptidase, whose protein sequence is MSDDGHQQGGHESVPSRQRRRFPGISSRAYEHPADRSALVALRKLSGFDTVFKALSGLLPERSLRLLFLSDSVRVSDRQFAHLNDMLRDACYILDLEKVPPMYVNQDPQPNAMCVGLDEPIIVVTTGLVELLDEEEMRAVIGHEVGHALSGHSVYRTILLFLTNLALRVAWIPLGNVAIMAIVTALREWFRKSELSADRAGLLVGQDLQASMRGLMKIAGGNHLHEMNVDAFLEQADEYEAGGDLRDSVLKILNVLPRSHPFATIRAAELKKWAASRDYQRIMDGHYPRRGEDKDTSVTDSFRESAASYAGHVRGSKDPLMKLVTDIAGGAGDLGSRVRRGFSGFAGGAGGSTDTTGTNGSADSAPKDQPPRDED, encoded by the coding sequence ATGTCCGACGACGGCCACCAGCAGGGCGGGCACGAGAGCGTGCCCAGCAGGCAGCGCAGGCGCTTCCCGGGGATCTCCTCGCGTGCGTACGAGCACCCGGCCGACCGCTCCGCCCTGGTCGCGCTGCGCAAGCTGAGCGGCTTCGACACGGTCTTCAAGGCCCTCAGCGGCCTGCTGCCCGAGCGGAGCCTGAGGCTGCTGTTCCTGTCCGACTCGGTACGCGTCTCGGACCGGCAGTTCGCCCACCTCAACGACATGCTGCGAGACGCCTGTTACATCCTGGACCTGGAGAAGGTCCCGCCGATGTACGTCAACCAGGACCCGCAGCCCAACGCGATGTGCGTCGGCCTGGACGAGCCGATCATCGTCGTGACCACGGGGCTCGTCGAGCTGCTCGACGAGGAGGAGATGCGGGCGGTCATCGGCCACGAGGTCGGCCACGCCCTGTCCGGCCACTCCGTGTACCGCACGATCCTGCTGTTCCTGACCAACCTCGCCCTGAGGGTCGCCTGGATCCCGCTCGGCAATGTGGCGATCATGGCGATCGTGACGGCGCTGCGTGAGTGGTTCCGCAAGTCGGAGCTGTCCGCCGACCGGGCGGGCCTGCTGGTCGGGCAGGACCTCCAGGCCTCGATGCGCGGCCTGATGAAGATCGCGGGCGGCAACCATCTGCACGAGATGAACGTGGACGCGTTCCTGGAGCAGGCCGACGAGTACGAGGCGGGCGGCGACCTGCGCGACTCCGTGCTGAAGATCCTCAACGTCCTCCCCCGCTCGCACCCGTTCGCCACGATCCGCGCGGCCGAGCTGAAGAAGTGGGCGGCGTCCCGCGACTACCAGCGGATCATGGACGGCCACTACCCGCGGCGCGGCGAGGACAAGGACACCTCGGTCACCGACTCCTTCCGCGAGTCCGCGGCGAGCTACGCGGGGCATGTGCGCGGCAGCAAGGACCCGCTGATGAAGCTGGTGACGGACATAGCGGGCGGCGCGGGGGACCTGGGCAGCCGGGTGCGGCGGGGCTTCAGCGGTTTCGCGGGCGGTGCTGGGGGTTCCACCGATACGACCGGTACGAACGGTTCGGCGGACTCGGCGCCCAAGGACCAGCCGCCGCGCGACGAGGACTGA
- the nadD gene encoding nicotinate-nucleotide adenylyltransferase, protein MGEQDMPTGPSTSAKRRLGVMGGTFDPIHHGHLVAASEVAAQFHLDEVVFVPTGQPWQKTHRTVSPAEDRYLMTVIATAENPQFSVSRIDIDRGGPTYTVDTLRDLRALNPDTDLFFITGADALAQILTWRDSEELFSLAHFIGVTRPGHHLTDAGLPEGGVSLVEVPALAISSTDCRARVAKGDPVWYLVPDGVVRYIAKRQLYRGE, encoded by the coding sequence ATGGGAGAGCAGGACATGCCTACCGGCCCGTCGACGTCGGCCAAGCGCCGCCTCGGCGTCATGGGCGGGACGTTCGACCCGATCCACCACGGGCACCTCGTGGCGGCCAGTGAGGTCGCGGCACAGTTCCACCTCGACGAGGTGGTGTTCGTACCGACGGGACAGCCGTGGCAGAAGACCCACCGCACGGTCTCCCCGGCCGAGGACCGCTATCTGATGACGGTCATCGCGACCGCCGAGAACCCGCAGTTCTCGGTCAGCCGCATCGACATCGACCGCGGCGGCCCCACCTACACCGTGGACACCCTGCGTGACCTGCGCGCCCTCAACCCCGACACGGACCTGTTCTTCATCACCGGCGCCGACGCCCTCGCCCAGATCCTGACCTGGCGGGACAGCGAGGAGCTGTTCTCCCTCGCACACTTCATCGGGGTCACCCGGCCCGGCCACCACCTGACGGACGCCGGGCTTCCGGAGGGCGGTGTCTCGTTGGTCGAGGTTCCCGCCCTCGCCATCTCCTCCACGGACTGCCGTGCGAGAGTCGCCAAGGGCGATCCCGTCTGGTATCTGGTGCCGGACGGAGTCGTGCGCTACATCGCAAAGCGACAGCTGTACCGCGGCGAGTGA
- a CDS encoding LytR C-terminal domain-containing protein has translation MNDRYDAGAAGYGADQYELVGYDEYGRPVYRQVPAQQPYDPYAQQQGYGYDPYATGQQQPVPPYDPYGTGQQQPVTSYDGYDPYGRTATSGQQPRVAEQTAYIPQQPRPVEPEQRQEPVRDAPDAGHGREDRDYRTEQFAFVEEPDQDSEDVIDWLAFTENRTERREEAKRRARSRLVALVVVLALVAAGGVGYLWYAGKLPGLSPSEDTKGGTTSAAAQKRDVIVVHLHDTKKGGTATALLVDNTTTKQGTTVLLPNSLALSGDDGTTTLAKSVEDDGSSGTREALDTVLGTSIQGTWRLDTPYLQNLVDLVGNIEIDTNADVPDPDAKKKGEAPLVNKGEGQTLSGKTAVAYATYRASGEAQNAQLERFGQVMQGVLRKMSSDAQAATTTVQTLAQILDPSLTDKDLGTFLAKLSDLAKSGDYKTAMLPVQDDGTLSAEASDSVVKDVLGGTAKSPDQDAAVRVAVQNASGVKDNTEKARVVLLNGGFTFLEGGTASSAQSASKVTYADAADKENATEVAKTLGLPSSAVTKGEVSSNANVSVVLGQDYEPASAG, from the coding sequence GTGAACGACCGATACGACGCGGGGGCCGCAGGTTACGGCGCCGACCAGTACGAACTCGTCGGCTACGACGAGTACGGCCGGCCTGTGTACCGGCAGGTACCGGCCCAGCAGCCGTACGACCCCTACGCGCAGCAGCAGGGCTACGGGTACGACCCGTACGCCACCGGCCAGCAGCAGCCGGTCCCCCCGTACGACCCCTACGGGACCGGTCAGCAGCAGCCCGTGACCTCGTACGACGGGTACGACCCCTACGGCCGCACCGCCACCAGCGGGCAGCAGCCCCGGGTCGCCGAGCAGACCGCGTACATCCCGCAGCAGCCGCGCCCGGTCGAGCCGGAACAGCGCCAGGAGCCCGTACGGGACGCCCCCGACGCCGGACACGGCCGCGAGGACCGGGACTACCGGACGGAACAGTTCGCCTTCGTCGAGGAGCCCGACCAGGACTCCGAGGACGTCATCGACTGGCTGGCGTTCACCGAGAACCGCACCGAGCGCCGCGAGGAGGCCAAGCGCCGCGCCCGCAGCCGCCTCGTCGCCCTGGTCGTCGTGCTGGCGCTGGTCGCGGCCGGCGGCGTCGGTTACCTCTGGTACGCCGGGAAGCTGCCCGGCCTGTCCCCGTCCGAGGACACAAAGGGCGGTACGACGTCGGCGGCCGCGCAGAAGCGGGACGTGATCGTCGTACACCTGCACGACACCAAGAAGGGCGGCACCGCCACGGCGCTGCTCGTCGACAACACCACCACCAAGCAGGGCACCACCGTCCTGCTGCCCAACTCCCTCGCGCTGTCCGGCGACGACGGGACGACGACGCTGGCCAAGTCGGTCGAGGACGACGGCTCCTCCGGCACCCGCGAGGCCCTGGACACCGTCCTCGGCACGTCGATCCAGGGCACCTGGCGCCTGGACACCCCCTACCTGCAGAACCTCGTCGACCTCGTCGGCAACATCGAGATCGACACCAACGCCGACGTGCCCGACCCGGACGCCAAGAAGAAGGGCGAGGCACCGCTGGTCAACAAGGGCGAGGGCCAGACCCTCAGCGGCAAGACGGCGGTCGCCTACGCCACGTACCGCGCCTCGGGCGAGGCCCAGAACGCCCAGCTGGAGCGGTTCGGGCAGGTCATGCAGGGCGTGCTGCGCAAGATGTCGTCGGACGCGCAGGCCGCGACGACCACCGTGCAGACGCTGGCGCAGATCCTCGACCCGTCGCTCACCGACAAGGACCTCGGCACCTTCCTCGCCAAGCTGTCCGACCTCGCCAAGAGCGGCGACTACAAGACCGCCATGCTGCCCGTCCAGGACGACGGCACCCTCAGCGCCGAGGCGAGCGACAGCGTGGTCAAGGACGTGCTTGGCGGCACCGCCAAGAGCCCCGACCAGGACGCGGCCGTCCGGGTCGCGGTGCAGAACGCCAGCGGTGTGAAGGACAACACGGAGAAGGCGCGCGTGGTGCTCCTCAACGGCGGCTTCACCTTCCTGGAGGGCGGTACGGCGAGCAGTGCCCAGTCCGCCTCCAAGGTCACCTACGCGGACGCCGCCGACAAGGAGAACGCCACCGAGGTCGCCAAGACCCTGGGGCTGCCCTCCAGTGCGGTCACCAAGGGTGAGGTCTCCTCCAACGCCAACGTCTCGGTCGTCCTCGGCCAGGACTACGAGCCGGCCTCCGCCGGGTAA
- the rsfS gene encoding ribosome silencing factor, with protein sequence MTATDRSLELINTAAQAAADKLAHDVIAYDVSDVLSITDAFLLASAPNDRQVKSIVDEIEERLQKELGAKPVRREGDREARWILLDYVDIVVHVQHSEERVFYALERLWKDCPELELPADAKATRGKAAEHAKLQAAEEAAELGGEWR encoded by the coding sequence GTGACCGCAACCGACCGTTCTCTTGAGCTCATCAACACCGCCGCCCAGGCGGCCGCCGACAAACTCGCCCACGACGTTATCGCCTACGACGTGAGCGATGTGCTGTCGATCACGGATGCCTTCCTGCTGGCGTCCGCGCCCAACGACCGCCAGGTCAAGTCCATCGTCGACGAGATCGAGGAACGGCTCCAGAAGGAGCTCGGCGCCAAGCCGGTGCGCCGCGAGGGCGATCGTGAGGCCCGCTGGATCCTGCTCGACTACGTCGACATCGTCGTGCACGTGCAGCACAGCGAGGAGCGCGTCTTCTACGCCCTGGAGCGGCTGTGGAAGGACTGCCCCGAGCTGGAGCTGCCCGCCGACGCCAAGGCCACCCGCGGCAAGGCCGCGGAGCACGCCAAGCTCCAGGCTGCCGAGGAGGCGGCCGAGCTGGGCGGTGAGTGGCGATGA
- a CDS encoding histidine phosphatase family protein, whose amino-acid sequence MSATGEVPAGKPGRRVILWRHGQTAWNVERRFQGTTDVELTDTGVAQARRAARLLASLKPAAIISSDLKRAANTAAELAALTGLGVNRDEALRETYAGVWQGLTHDEIIARYGEEYAAWKRGEPVRRGGGELESEVADRAAPVVLRHADKLPDDGTLVVVSHGGTIRTTIGRLLGLEARHWESLGGLSNCCWSVLGEGARGWRLLEHNAGTLPEPVLGDDD is encoded by the coding sequence ATGAGCGCCACCGGCGAGGTGCCCGCCGGCAAGCCCGGCCGCCGCGTCATCCTGTGGCGGCACGGCCAGACGGCCTGGAACGTGGAGCGCCGCTTCCAGGGCACCACGGACGTCGAGCTCACCGATACCGGCGTCGCCCAGGCCCGACGCGCGGCCCGCCTGCTCGCCTCCCTCAAGCCCGCCGCGATCATCTCCTCCGACCTGAAGCGGGCCGCGAACACGGCCGCCGAGCTGGCCGCGCTCACCGGCCTGGGCGTCAACCGCGACGAGGCCCTGCGGGAGACGTACGCGGGCGTCTGGCAGGGTCTGACGCACGACGAGATCATCGCCCGGTACGGCGAGGAGTACGCCGCGTGGAAGCGCGGGGAGCCGGTGCGCCGCGGTGGCGGCGAGCTGGAGTCCGAGGTGGCCGACCGGGCCGCCCCGGTCGTCCTGCGGCACGCCGACAAGCTGCCCGACGACGGCACCCTGGTCGTCGTCAGCCACGGCGGCACCATCCGCACCACCATTGGTCGCCTCCTCGGCCTGGAGGCCCGCCATTGGGAGAGCCTCGGCGGCCTCTCCAACTGCTGCTGGTCCGTCCTCGGCGAGGGCGCCCGCGGCTGGCGGCTGCTGGAGCACAACGCCGGCACCCTTCCGGAGCCGGTGCTCGGCGACGACGACTGA
- a CDS encoding glycosyltransferase 87 family protein has protein sequence MTVITSTAVHRRTPVALGACLLSFAAFWIAQRAAHVSMIDLMVYRAEGATVRAGGDLYALRATATQLPATYPPFAALLFTPLTLPDTGSLRTLATAGNLALLVVLVRLSLRIIGHTRVETAWWASAVVVWCEPVWTTLRYGQINLLLAVLVLWDLSRRPGDRWTGVGIGLAAAVKLTPALFAVLLLATGLVARRRHRSGPWLRHARVAAGSFVSATLLAAAVLPYDSWRFWTDMVFRTERAGHAEQTANQALRGVLARLLHSPDPGALWVAVAALVAAAGLAVAVRAELRGERAWAVVCCAVTALLVSPVSWSHHWVWCVPLVLLLAARARRAAAVGTLLVFCSYALWWVPHTPGRPELRQNPIEFTLSGLYAATGCLVLALATARTRKGQAVTNE, from the coding sequence GTGACCGTGATCACGTCCACCGCAGTCCACCGCCGGACGCCCGTCGCCCTGGGCGCGTGCCTGCTCTCCTTCGCGGCGTTCTGGATCGCCCAGCGAGCCGCGCACGTGTCGATGATCGACCTGATGGTGTACCGGGCCGAGGGCGCCACCGTACGCGCGGGCGGCGACCTGTACGCCCTGCGCGCCACCGCCACCCAACTGCCCGCCACCTACCCGCCCTTCGCCGCCCTGCTGTTCACCCCGCTCACGCTTCCCGACACGGGCTCCCTGCGCACCCTGGCCACCGCCGGGAACCTCGCCCTCCTGGTGGTGCTCGTGCGGCTCTCCCTGCGGATCATCGGGCACACGCGCGTGGAGACCGCCTGGTGGGCCTCGGCGGTGGTCGTGTGGTGCGAGCCGGTGTGGACGACCCTGCGCTACGGCCAGATCAACCTGCTGCTCGCCGTGCTCGTCCTGTGGGACCTCTCCCGGCGTCCGGGCGACCGCTGGACGGGCGTCGGCATCGGCCTCGCCGCGGCCGTGAAACTGACCCCCGCGCTGTTCGCCGTCCTCCTGCTCGCCACCGGCCTCGTGGCGCGCCGACGGCACCGGAGCGGCCCTTGGCTGCGGCACGCGCGCGTGGCGGCCGGCAGCTTCGTCTCGGCGACGCTCCTCGCGGCGGCCGTCCTGCCGTACGACTCCTGGCGGTTCTGGACGGACATGGTGTTCCGGACGGAGCGCGCCGGGCACGCCGAGCAGACCGCCAACCAGGCGCTGCGCGGCGTTCTGGCCCGCCTGCTGCACTCCCCCGACCCGGGGGCCCTCTGGGTCGCTGTGGCGGCCCTCGTGGCCGCGGCGGGGCTGGCGGTGGCGGTGCGGGCGGAGTTGCGTGGGGAGCGGGCCTGGGCGGTGGTCTGCTGCGCGGTGACGGCGCTGCTCGTCAGCCCGGTGTCGTGGTCGCACCACTGGGTGTGGTGCGTACCGCTCGTCCTGCTCCTCGCCGCGCGCGCCCGTCGCGCGGCCGCCGTCGGCACGCTCCTGGTGTTCTGCTCGTACGCCCTGTGGTGGGTGCCACACACCCCCGGCAGGCCCGAACTGCGACAGAACCCGATCGAGTTCACACTGTCGGGCCTCTACGCCGCCACCGGCTGCCTCGTCCTGGCGCTCGCCACGGCCAGAACGCGGAAGGGTCAGGCGGTCACGAACGAGTAG